One Scleropages formosus chromosome 8, fSclFor1.1, whole genome shotgun sequence DNA window includes the following coding sequences:
- the thoc6 gene encoding THO complex subunit 6 homolog isoform X1: MGPVELLHMSVFSQSFSPCGRFLAASNNYGEIAVFSLSSSLSPEATGINQKPILTFTAHEGPIFALLSTDAHLLSAGNGEISAWSWAELAKRNPKAVWIRRPQYKSSLEIPEINDMIVNCRDNSLAVGGGDNNIHIMDLETGVFKSVLQGHTDYIHCLSMREREGELLSGGEDGAVRIWDCRTGQSVHRLEVYKYEECARPQYGKWISCLTTDSDWMLCGGGPSLSLWHLRSLSPTSIFPLSGCQRQAMFYQDLILSVGEGHFLSHCLLGGDVKSLIPCSPPSLNTVALNTNSTEHRVLTVGGSSDQIDVFTNLSYKAFSLSF, from the exons ATGGGTCCAGTTGAG CTCCTCCACATGTCCGTGTTCTCGCAGAGCTTCTCACCCTGTGGCCGCTTCCTGGCTGCCAGCAACAACTATGGCGAGATTGCAGTGTTCAG TCTCTCATCCTCCCTCAGCCCAGAGGCGACAGGAATCAACCAGAAGCCCATCCTGACCTTCACAG CTCACGAAGGTCCCATATTTGCACTCCTTTCAACGGACGCACATCTCCTTAGTGCCGGGAACGGAGAGATCAGTGCCTGGAGCTGGGCGGAGCTGGCCAAGCGA AACCCCAAAGCTGTCTGGATTAGAAGACCACAATACAA GTCAAGTCTTGAGATTCCAGAGATCAACGACATGATCGTCAATTGCAga GATAACAGTCTGGCGGTTGGTGGGGGAGACAACAATATTCACATCATGGATCTGGAGACGGGAGTATTCAAG TCGGTGCTGCAAGGCCACACAGACTACATCCACTGCCTgagtatgagagagagagagggggaactTCTCTCTGGAGGGGAAGACGGAGCTGTCAGGATATGGG ACTGCAGGACGGGCCAGTCGGTGCACCGCCTAGAGGTCTACAAGTACGAG GAATGCGCGCGCCCACAGTACGGCAAGTGGATCAGCTGCCTGACGACCGATTCGGATTGGATG CTGTGCGGAGGCGGCCCCTCGCTCTCTCTGTGGCACCTGCGCTCCCTCTCCCCGACATCCATCTTCCCCCTCTCAGGCTGTCAGCGGCAGGCCATGTTCTACCAGGACCTG ATCCTGTCTGTTGGCGAGGGCCACTTTCTGTCGCACTGTCTCCTGGGGGGGGACGTGAAGTCCCTGATTCCCTGTAGTCCCCCATCCCTCAACACGGTGGCCCTCAACACCAACAGCACGGAGCACAGG GTGCTGACGGTGGGGGGGAGCAGCGATCAGATCGATGTTTTCACCAACCTTTCGTATAAAGCCTTCTCCCTGTCCTTCTGA
- the thoc6 gene encoding THO complex subunit 6 homolog isoform X2 produces MSVFSQSFSPCGRFLAASNNYGEIAVFSLSSSLSPEATGINQKPILTFTAHEGPIFALLSTDAHLLSAGNGEISAWSWAELAKRNPKAVWIRRPQYKSSLEIPEINDMIVNCRDNSLAVGGGDNNIHIMDLETGVFKSVLQGHTDYIHCLSMREREGELLSGGEDGAVRIWDCRTGQSVHRLEVYKYEECARPQYGKWISCLTTDSDWMLCGGGPSLSLWHLRSLSPTSIFPLSGCQRQAMFYQDLILSVGEGHFLSHCLLGGDVKSLIPCSPPSLNTVALNTNSTEHRVLTVGGSSDQIDVFTNLSYKAFSLSF; encoded by the exons ATGTCCGTGTTCTCGCAGAGCTTCTCACCCTGTGGCCGCTTCCTGGCTGCCAGCAACAACTATGGCGAGATTGCAGTGTTCAG TCTCTCATCCTCCCTCAGCCCAGAGGCGACAGGAATCAACCAGAAGCCCATCCTGACCTTCACAG CTCACGAAGGTCCCATATTTGCACTCCTTTCAACGGACGCACATCTCCTTAGTGCCGGGAACGGAGAGATCAGTGCCTGGAGCTGGGCGGAGCTGGCCAAGCGA AACCCCAAAGCTGTCTGGATTAGAAGACCACAATACAA GTCAAGTCTTGAGATTCCAGAGATCAACGACATGATCGTCAATTGCAga GATAACAGTCTGGCGGTTGGTGGGGGAGACAACAATATTCACATCATGGATCTGGAGACGGGAGTATTCAAG TCGGTGCTGCAAGGCCACACAGACTACATCCACTGCCTgagtatgagagagagagagggggaactTCTCTCTGGAGGGGAAGACGGAGCTGTCAGGATATGGG ACTGCAGGACGGGCCAGTCGGTGCACCGCCTAGAGGTCTACAAGTACGAG GAATGCGCGCGCCCACAGTACGGCAAGTGGATCAGCTGCCTGACGACCGATTCGGATTGGATG CTGTGCGGAGGCGGCCCCTCGCTCTCTCTGTGGCACCTGCGCTCCCTCTCCCCGACATCCATCTTCCCCCTCTCAGGCTGTCAGCGGCAGGCCATGTTCTACCAGGACCTG ATCCTGTCTGTTGGCGAGGGCCACTTTCTGTCGCACTGTCTCCTGGGGGGGGACGTGAAGTCCCTGATTCCCTGTAGTCCCCCATCCCTCAACACGGTGGCCCTCAACACCAACAGCACGGAGCACAGG GTGCTGACGGTGGGGGGGAGCAGCGATCAGATCGATGTTTTCACCAACCTTTCGTATAAAGCCTTCTCCCTGTCCTTCTGA
- the LOC108941688 gene encoding ras-related protein Rab-35-like codes for MAGRDYDHLFKLLVIGDSNVGKSSLLLRFAESSFSGSYITTIGVDFKIRTLEMDGEKVKLQIWDTAGQERFRTITSTYYRNTHGVIVVYDVTNRESFANVKRWLNEISQNCDDVCKILVGNKNDNPSKKAVDSQEAQCFGESVGVRLFETSAKDNVNVEEMFVALARMVLRAKKESQRHVGREREREDKVHMSSQRDRDRRSKGKKC; via the exons ATGGCGGGACGGGATTACGACCACCTCTTCAAGCTGCTCGTTATCGGAGACTCCA ATGTAGGGAAAAGCAGCCTGTTGCTCCGCTTCGCCGAAAGCTCCTTTTCAG GCAGCTACATCACCACCATCGGCGTGGACTTCAAGATCCGCACGCTGGAGATGGACGGGGAGAAAGTAAAGCTGCAGATCTGGGACACTGCGGGCCAGGAGCGGTTCAGGACCATCACTTCCAC CTACTACAGGAACACACACGGCGTTATCGTCGTCTACGACGTCACCAATCGAGAGTCCTTCGCCAACGTGAAGAGGTGGCTCAACGAAATATCCCAGAACTGCGACGACGTCTGCAAGATCCTCG TGGGCAACAAGAACGACAACCCCTCCAAGAAGGCGGTGGACTCCCAGGAGGCCCAGTGTTTCGGGGAGTCCGTGGGCGTCAGGCTCTTCGAGACGAGCGCCAAGGACAACGTCAACGTGGAAGAG ATGTTTGTGGCGTTGGCGCGGATGGTGCTGCGGGCCAAGAAGGAGAGCCAGAGGCATGTGGGCAGGGAGCGGGAGCGCGAGGACAAGGTCCACATGAGCTCGCAGCGCGACCGTGACCGCAGGAGCAAAGGGAAGAAGTGCTGA